The genomic DNA AGATGGAACCTATTTGTAAGCCATACAAGAAAATTAAGTTTCTCTCTTCTTTTTTCTATTGTATATTTTAGAGGGTGGAGATCCAGTTGGTGAAATATTGTTCTTTGTTATTCACTCCGACTCTCCGAGGTAATTAAGTTTCTGTATGATATGCATTTATGGATCTTGATTCTTGCTACTGTTTTCTTGGTATTCTGATAAGTTTATTATGTCTAGATGTGATCCTTAAATCTCATTACAGCACTGGTTTACATATATCACTTCTTCGAGGTTCATTCCGATCTCTGAGACGATGCATTTAGAAAATATCTGTACCGGGTCTATGCATTATAGAAAATAAAATGACATCTTGATTATGTTCGGATTGAAGACTTTTCTTCCGTGAGAGATCAAGAGTCCTCACATTTCCGGTCTTAAATAGGTTTCAAGTTCTCCATTTTTTTTAAATCTGTAGATCCTCGTTTATGTAACTTTCAGGTGATTCACTGTTACAGTAATTTCATGTTTTTATCAAAATGCCATACTACAGCTACAGTTCAGTTTATATTTTACTTGTGTTTTTTCTTTAAACATACACTTGCTTTTGAAACTCTGCAGATTCCTGGTTTTGTCCCAATTAAACTAAGTGGAAGAATAGATCGTTCTATAATATGCTCTTTTTTGTATAGTCTTCTTACATACATGAAGTTGTTTTACCATTCTACGTATTTAAAATGATGAAAATTTATATAATGCTTTCGTGAGTTTGATACATTATACATACCTTTTTCAATTCTAGAGAGAAGCACAGAAGACAATGGTGAAGATATGCTGCATTGGAGCTGGATATGTAGGTGGTCCAACAATGGCAGTTATCGCCTTGAAGTGTCCCTCAATCGAGGTTGTTGTTGTTGATATATCTGTCTCGAGGATCACAGCCTGGAATAGTGAGCAACTCCCCATATATGAGCCAGGTCTTGATGAAGTGGTAAAGCAGTGCAGAGGAAAGAATCTCTTCTTCAGTGTTGATGTTGAGAGGCATGTATCTGAAGCAGATATAATTTTTGTTTCTGTTAATACACCAACAAAAACACAGGGTCTTGGAGCTGGAAAAGCTGCAGACTTGACCTATTGGGAAAGTGCAGCCCGGATGATTGCTGATGTTTCAAAATCTGACAAGATTGTTGTTGAAAAATCAACTGTTCCTGTGAAAACAGCTGAGGCTATCGAAAAAATATTGACCCACAACAGCAAGGGCATCAAGtttcaaattttgtcaaatccAGAATTTCTTGCTGAGGGAACTGCTATAGAAGATCTTTTTAGCCCAGATCGCGTGCTTATTGGTGGAAGAGAGACTCCAGACGGGCAAAAGGCAATTAAGGCATTGAAAGCTGTTTATGCTCATTGGGTGCCTGAAGAGAGAATCATTTGCACCAATCTTTGGTCAGCAGAGCTCTCAAAGCTTGCTGCCAATGCCTTCTTGGCTCAGCGAATCTCATCCGTGAATGCCATGTCTGCGCTCTGTGAAGCAACTGGTGCTGATGTTTCTCAGGTGGCTCATGCTGTGGGAAAAGACACTAGAATTGGAGCTAAGTTTCTGAACGCCAGTGTTGGTTTTGGTGGTTCCTGCTTCCAAAAAGATATCCTGAATTTAGTCTACATCTGCGAATGTAATGGCCTCCCTGAAGTTGCAAACTACTGGAAACAAGTGATCAAGGTGAATGATTACCAGAAAAACAGGTTTGTCAACCGAATAGTATCCTCAATGTTCAACACTGTTTCTGGCAAGAAAATTGCAGTTTTGGGGTTTGCATTCAAGAAAGACACCGGTGACACAAGGGAAACACCTGCAATTGATGTCTGCAAGGGACTAATAGACGATAAGGCCAAGTTAAGCATATACGATCCACAGGTTACTGAAGATCAGATTCAGAGGGACCTTACACTAAACAAGTTTGACTGGGATCATCCAGCTCATCTTCAACCATTAAGCCCTGCCTCAAAGAAAGACATAAGTGTAGTCTGGGACGCGTACGAGGCGACCAAGGATGCTCATGGTATCTGCATTCTGACAGAGTGGGATGAATTCAAGAATCTTGATTATCATAAGATTTACAACAACATGCAAAAGCCTGCCTTCTTGTTTGATGGAAGGAATGTTGTGAACCCACAGAAGCTAAGGGACATTGGGTTTGTTGTGTATTCCATTGGGAAGCCTTTGGATCCATGGATCAAAGATTTGCCTGCTGTGGCATAATTTAGACCCTCAATGGGATCACAAGCTTGAGATGAAAACTGTGAGAACTGAGAAGTGAGAAGTGGTTTGGTTGTTCAAATTCATAGCTGAATACTTGTATTTCTTACTTTGCCATTTGTTTGTTGTACAAGCAGTCATCATTTTAGTTATATATTAAATTTACGATTTTAATGTTGATATATGAATGGTTTTCACTAAAAGGTTTCCAGTTGAGTAAAATAATTCAGCATTTACCAAATATtggtattattattattattattattattattattattattattattattattattattattattattattattattattattattattattattatataacaTAAGCAGAAAACGCAATAGTTTGAATATGTGAAAATAGCGGGAAACAAGTTTTGTTTTGTTAATGCTTTCCATACTTAAAgattatttttttgattttttttctaaataaaagaaaaattTAAAGATGGAGATATAAGACAATTGAgacataaatatttttttaatatctaAAAATTGTTTGGCGGGGGATGATTCATGTGTTGTTTCATCGAAGCACGCGAAATTCGATCATAATAACAGACAACATTTAGTCTCGTTTCTCGAATTTCCTTCTGATTTGGGATGGAAAACTTACACTTCAGGTGAAAAGAGCTGCTGTAGACTTAAGTAACATCTATTGTTGTTTTATGTTAATTTTTAGGGAACTGTCTGCATTGATAAAATGACATGTCGAGTTTGAAGTCTTGTGTAAGCAATTGTACGATAAGAGATAGGACATATTAGTCTGACTAGTTACTATTACATATGATGTATTCCTGTTAATGTATTTGTACAAAATGTAAGGTAGATTGTGTTATAATTTTCATGTACGTAGTCAACGAAGTTCATTTGTTGTAATAGTGCGTATAGTTATCTTTGAGAAACCTGATTGATTATATTGGAATGTAAATTGTAATAGATGTTCTTGGTGTGTCTCTCCTGATTTACGAGTGGTAATTATTAAACTTATCAAATTCTATTAGTTGACGTATCCCGTAATGTGATAGGTAAAGGTTATGATGGTTCTGCAAATCATTTAGTTGAAGGTGATGTATATACTGAAACTCGCAACATCACTGAGCTCCACAAAGAGTGTGCTGAATATAGTTCTGGGGGGAACTCTAACTCCTCTTGGGCCAGCAGCTGCACCAGTGAAGATGATTTTAGATTTTCTGAGGCACCAGTTCATAAATCAGTTCCCTTAGAGAATGATGAACCGGATTATCCATCAAGGACCCTGGGTCGTTCTCGGGATGCATATGCTCGTCTTATGGAGCTTCCTCCTCAAAAATTGGTGCCCATTGGATCAGATTATCAAGCTGATATCCCTGAATGGCGCTCATATGGTTCCAATGATTCTGGTGTGAATAATAAGTTTTGCGGTACTTGTGTCACTCCAATGCCAGCTATGGAACTTATTATGTGCGATGATTATAAAAGTGGATATGGTAGAAGCATTTGTATTTGTGTTGATCCTGGCTCAATCACTTGTGTTAGACACCACGTAGTCAAAGCTAGAGAAGACATAAGGAGACTGGTTGGGCAGGAGTGTTTTGCTGGGCTGGGGTTGAATGAAATGGGTGAGGTAGTTGCTGAAAGATGGAGTGAAGAAGACGAGCAAATATTTGAAGAGGTGGTAATGTCTAATACCTCATCAGCGGGTAAGAACTTTTGGGACCGTCTCTCAGAAGTTTTTCCTTCCCGGACGGAAATGGAGATTGTTAGCTATTATTTTAATGTCTTTATGCTGAGGAAAAGGGCCAAACAAAACAGGTCTAAGTCAATGAACATCGACAGTGATGATGATGAGTggcaagaaagtgaagatgaaTTTGAGGGCTGTGAGAATGATACAGAATCCGAAGAAGATGAGGATTCTGTAGTTGAATATCCTGCATGTGAAGGCATTCCTGGTTGGAATGGGATCAATGCTGGTTCATGTGAATATGGAACTGGAGTTGTGAAAGATACATCTCATCAGTACAATACTGATATTGGTGACCTTGATGGAATTTACAGTCTGTCAGAAACATGGAAGCATAACGATTACGGGACTTATCCTATGTTTTCCCCCTCACAGACCCTCGTGGATGTATGGGGAAATCATGATTTGAATAATCACTCACCATCTGGCACAGGTTCTGAACTTCAGGCTAGTAAAATGAAGGCTGGCCATAGCAAAAGTTTTGCTGCAACTTTTAATGGAGCGAGTGCTAAAGGCGGCCATGACTTTTTTCCGGGACCATGTGATGATAAAGTCTGGGGTGATGATAAAGTGTGGGATTTTGGATATGCACCCTGCCGTAGCAATGATGTTGAGTTTCTTTCCACAAGCAACGTGATGGAGGTCTTTGGAGttgaagatttcattgacaaGGCTAGAGATGATAAGCTGCATTAAATTGTTCAGATGACACCATAGACAGCCTAGGAAGTGAACCCATTTTTTTCTTCATATGTACATATATGTACAGTTTTGTATGGGCAGAAAAACTCTTTCTGTTACCGTAAATTGGTTTTCTCAAGTCATTAACCCCTGGTCTGGGAGACTGAGAAAATATAACAGGATTAGTTGTTGTAAACTCTTAGGAGGGCAGTATGACCCAATTGATAAAAAAAATGCAAATATTTTGAATGATTAGTTGGTAGGCATCAGATTGGCATATTGATCATTGTATAGATTGATTATCGTTCCCATGTAAACTGTAATCCCAATGTATAATAAGATTAACATTTCTAGTTTGTGTACAAGTTTGAGTAGAACATCTCTTCTCTTCTATCATTCTATGCATGAAAGTCTAGCAGCTATTGTTTTATTGACTTCTGTGTTTGATTTTTAACCGATAGATGTTGTTGCTCAGGTTTAGAAGTATAAATTTGCAATTTTTTTTGAAGAGGGGTGGAGTCAGAGAAATTAGTTGAAGGTCTCTTGACAAGATTGGCTGATCACGTTATGCTAAGTCGCACGGCAATACTAGATAAGTTGATGATGCTGCAACGCTTACCCAATCATTACCCATTCGGCTACTTATTCATCTTTTAACTTGATTATTGGTATCCATCCTATACATTCCTCCGCTTTTGATTCATGCATGAGTTCTTATCACTTATTTGTTACTTTCCGCGTTCAAGTTTGTGAATCAAAACTCCTGCAATCAACATTGTTAGACTTAAGTAACATCTATTGTTGTTTTATGTTAATTTTTAGGGAACTGTCTGCATTGATAAAATGACATGTCGAGTTTGAAGTCTTGTGTAAGCAATTGTACGATAAGAGATAGGACATATTAGTCTGACTAGTTACTATTACATATGATGTATTCCTGTTAATGTATTTGTACAAAATGTAAGGTAGATTGTGTTATAATTTTCATGTACGTAGTCAACGAAGTTCATTTGTTGTAATAGTGCGTATAGTTATCTTTGAGAAACCTGATTGATTATATTGGAATGTAAATTGTAATAGATGTTCTTGGTGTGTCTCTCCTGATTTACGAGTGGTAATTATTAAACTTATCAAATTCTATTAGTTGACGTATCCCGTAATGTGATAGGTAAAGGTTATGATGGTTCTGCAAATCATTTAGTTGAAGGTGATGTATATACTGAAACTCGCAACATCACTGAGCTCCACAAAGAGTGTGCTGAATATAGTTCTGGGGGGAACTCTAACTCCTCTTGGGCCAGCAGCTGCACCAGTGAAGATGATTTTAGATTTTCTGAGGCACCAGTTCATAAATCAGTTCCCTTAGAGAATGATGAACCGGATTATCCATCAAGGACCCTGGGTCGTTCTCGGGATGCATATGCTCGTCTTATGGATCTTCCTCCTCAAAAATTGGTGCCCATTGGATCAGATTATCAAGCTGATATCCCTGAATGGCGCTCATATGGTTCCAATGATTCTGGTGTGAATAATAAGTTTTGCGGTACTTGTGTCACTCCAATGCCAGCTATGGAACTTATTATGTGCGATGATTATAAAAGTGGATATGGTAGAAGCATTTGTATTTGTGTTGATCCTGGCTCAATCACTTGTGTTAGACACCACGTAGTCAAAGCTAGAGAAGACATAAGGAGACTGGTTGGGCAGGAGTGTTTTGCTGGGCTGGGGTTGAATGAAATGGGTGAGGTAGTTGCTGAAAGATGGAGTGAAGAAGACGAGCAAATATTTGAAGAGGTGGTAATGTCTAATACCTCATCAGCGGGTAAGAACTTTTGGGACCGTCTCTCAGAAGTTTTTCCTTCCCGGACGGAAATGGAGATTGTTAGCTATTATTTTAATGTCTTTATGCTGAGGAAAAGGGCCAAACAAAACAGGTCTAAGTCAATGAACATCGACAGTGATGATGATGAGTggcaagaaagtgaagatgaaTTTGAGGGCTGTGAGAATGATACAGAATCCGAAGAAGATGAGGATTCTGTAGTTGAATATCCTGCATGTGAAGGCATTCCTGGTTGGAATGGGATCAATGCTGGTTCATGTGAATATGGAACTGGAGTTGTGAAAGATACATCTCATCAGTACAATACTGATATTGGTGACCTTGATGGAATTTACAGTCTGTCAGAAACATGGAAGCATAACGATTACGGGACTTATCCTATGTTTTCCCCCTCACAGACCCTCGTGGATGTATGGGGAAATCATGATTTGAATAATCACTCACCATCTGGCACAGGTTCTGAACTTCAGGCTAGTAAAATGAAGGCTGGCCATAGCAAAAGTTTTGCTGCAACTTTTAATGGAGCGAGTGCTAAAGGCGGCCATGACTTTTTTCCGGGACCATGTGATGATAAAGTCTGGGGTGATGATAAAGTGTGGGATTTTGGATATGCACCCTGCCGTAGCAATGATGTTGAGTTTCTTTCCACAAGCAACGTGATGGAGGTCTTTGGAGttgaagatttcattgacaaGGCTAGAGATGATAAGCTGCATTAAATTGTTCAGATGACACCATAGACAGCCTAGGAAGTGAACCCATTTTTTTCTTCATATGTACATATATGTACAGTTTTGTATGGGCAGAAAAACTCTTTCTGTTACCGTAAATTGGTTTTCTCAAGTCATTAACCCCTGGTCTGGGAGACTGAGAAAATATAACAGGATTAGTTGTTGTAAACTCTTAGGAGGGCAGTATGACCCAATTGATAAAAAAAATGCAAATATTTTGAATGATTAGTTGGTAGGCATCAGATTGGCATATTGATCATTGTATAGATTGATTATCGTTCCCATGTAAACTGTAATCCCAATGTATAATAAGATTAACATTTCTAGTTTGTGTACAAGTTTGAGTAGAACATCTCTTCTCTTCTATCATTCTATGCATGAAAGTCTAGCAGCTATTGTTTTATTGACTTCTGTGTTTGATTTTTAACCGATAGATGTTGTTGCTCAGGTTTAGAAGTATAAATTTGCAATTTTTTTTGAAGAGGGGTGGAGTCAGAGAAATTAGTTGAAGGTCTCTTGACAAGATTGGCTGATCACGTTATGCTAAGTCGCACGGCAATACTAGATAAGTTGATGATGCTGCAACGCTTACCCAATCATTACCCATTCGGCTACTTATTCATCTTTTAACTTGATTATTGGTATCCATCCTATACATTCCTCCGCTTTTGATTCATGCATGAGTTCTTATCACTTATTTTCTAAAAATGTTGATTGCAGGAGTTTTGATTCACAAACTTGAACGCGGAAAGTAACGTCGTTGAAACAATTATCATATCTAACGGAACTGCCTGAACGAGCCTGAGAATACTTGTCATGAGGCTTCGAAAAAACATGTGGCTCGGTGTATGCTTAATTGTTCCTTAACACATACACTTGTTTTATCTACAGAATTCAGTACTGTTTAGTTTAAGTGCATGATGACGGCCAATGAAGAAGTGACATGCTTTGATTACTAGACTACCTTTGCTTCTAATACCATCACAAACTTGATAAATTCTGATTAGGATCACTTGTCAGCATCTTGCACAACTAATTTCACTTGATTACAAATTAAAAGAAAAATTGTATATTTAGCAGCAGGTACTCTTTACAGATTATTTAATTGGACAAACTACATTTCATAAACAAGTTTCGGATAAATTGGAGGTGAGAAGTCCTAAATAGTATATCCAGAGGTAAGATTAAAGATTTGCATACATCTTAGAAACCCGAAACCCAAATAAACGAGTGGGATATAGTGTGTATGCCTGGTTGGGATTAATGGTGAACAATTCTAAGTGGAGGGAGAAAGCTATGTAAGCTAAGGTGACATGATAATATTAAATAACTTGGTTGATATTTGAGTAGAGTTAGGTTCAAGGTCACAGATGAGAAGGTCTATGAAGAAGAATAAAGGCAAAGGGAATCATATTTTAGTGTTAATAATGTAACAATGCGTGGAATAGAGGACAAGTAGTTACTAAACTTTAAACGGGAGCATTTTGTTTGCTATGCTTTCTCTTCATTACACCATCTTAAGCTATGCACTACTTAAAGTTTGCATAATTGTGTGTAACAGAGTGTCGTTTTATGTGATGGACCACAAAACAGGACTCCTGACTAAACATTTACCAATCATAGTTCTACTTCTTTAACATTATCAGAGGTTTAGGCTTTTTATTTAGGAAAGATGATGTAGTAATTATATGCAATGCAATGTCACCACAGATCAGAATCTCCATTCTTATATAATATCAATTTCGTTCAGACGTGGGATTTTAGAGTGGTCAAATTAACAGAACCAAAAGAGTAGGGTCATGGTCTGCATATATATTACACACCTTGCTCTAAGCAAGATCTACCCAATACGTTGGTTTGACCTGATGATATGTACATATGATTCATCTTGGCCTATCCCAATTTTTCTTTAGGAGGGAATCTGAACTTCAAAGTAAAGGTATTACACTGTAGGGTTAAAATGTTCCGTATTTAATTTTGAGCGTGGTTAATAAAGGATGTGTGAAGGCTCACCTGGCAGTTTTTCGAAATGAAAAAGTTACATGGATTTCTGctatatttttatacagtttGTGTGATGGCATAAAAAATAGAATTGGTTGGACAACCCCAACAAACGCAAGAGAATTTCAAAGAAAAGACTTGAAATATTCGACAACAAGCAGAGAAAGAAAGAAAACACTAGCAAGACAACTCACAGCTAAACAACATTGTACTAGTAGTACATGCCGGCTCACTCGAAATGACACAGAAATTCAAGGAGCTTGTAGAAGCATAGTATCTGTTGATAATAGGACATCAAGGGTACAGTTGGGCAGGCGAAAAATCCGCTAACATTGAGTTTTTATTTAAGGCCTGCAGCTTAATTAGCCTCATTTAGCTTTGCTGGCCAATTAGCGACTACTTATATTAAGTGAACATAGGAGATTTGGACTAATGTCCAAATTTTTCGTACTTTATGAAAAATATCGTAGTTAACCTCTCCGAAATCCAGACATGATAACATTGTAATTATAGCTTGTGTTAGTGATTCCAAAACTAAACAGCTACTGATACTAATGTAGTAGTATCATGCTGTAGATTCTGATGAGCTCTGCTCTCTATTTTTAACTGTAATGGTTGTTAGTTGTCTTAAATAGATAAATCACACACACACAGATGTACTATATATATTAGGGAGATGGTCCGGGGCAAGCGATTGTTAGTAGCATACCATACCGTCACAATATTAGTATGATGCACGTAAAATGATGGAGCCCATGTATTCACATCAAAAACCCTACTGTACACGTATTGCAATATAATATTATTGTATAATATGCTTCAAAAATCGGTTGTCCTAGAACGGACCCTACATATTAGAAGACCAATATGGTGAGGTTGAGTAGTTTGTACATGAAAGAGATTGGCCAACTTGGCTGTAGAAGCAAAGGTAGCCATACTTTGTTCCAAACATAATCAAGGAAATTACAGAGTTACTATGTTATTAGAGGACAGTAGCATCAAAATGTGATGAACAAGAAGCAGAGAAGCATTATCTAATGTGAATAATTAAATCAAAGTATGGGATATATAATAACTAAACCTTGATAATTTCATACATAACTACAATATAGTTGTTGGGAGTATTAGGACAGAACTTAGCTGCAGGCTTGGAGTTGGAGCTTCCCATGTTATCAAAGTCTATACAACTTATAAGTGTAGGTCCACTATACTTTAACTCCACCAATCATTCATAACAACAAGCACCAAATGACTACATTAGCCTACTGTCTCCTGCCTTATTCTAAGTGACCCACTGTCACCAACATACTTTGAAGTAGCTTAACATGCCATGCTTCCATTGGCCACTCAAGTGCTGCAGAAAAAAACCAACTTGTGGAATATTATTCTGTAACTATTACATTATTTACTAAAAATTCAAACTGAATTCTAATGATACGAGTGTTTTAGTGCTGGTATGATCGCATGCTGTGAATGAATTGGGATCCGTCCAAAAGAATAGCGGCCAAAAAATGGAATAGAACCTTTCACTTCACTTGGTGGGGTGGGCTTCCTTAATAGCTAGACAAAGAAAAGAATAGTTAGTTTGAGTAGAAGTAGAGAAGAGTAGTTAGGAATTTAGATCCTCAACAGCCATAGGGATGCTCAGTGTTACGACAAACCTCAGCCGTTGGATTAAGTTGGCGTAGGATCCTCATTTCCC from Apium graveolens cultivar Ventura chromosome 5, ASM990537v1, whole genome shotgun sequence includes the following:
- the LOC141723586 gene encoding UDP-glucose 6-dehydrogenase 3-like, which produces MVKICCIGAGYVGGPTMAVIALKCPSIEVVVVDISVSRITAWNSEQLPIYEPGLDEVVKQCRGKNLFFSVDVERHVSEADIIFVSVNTPTKTQGLGAGKAADLTYWESAARMIADVSKSDKIVVEKSTVPVKTAEAIEKILTHNSKGIKFQILSNPEFLAEGTAIEDLFSPDRVLIGGRETPDGQKAIKALKAVYAHWVPEERIICTNLWSAELSKLAANAFLAQRISSVNAMSALCEATGADVSQVAHAVGKDTRIGAKFLNASVGFGGSCFQKDILNLVYICECNGLPEVANYWKQVIKVNDYQKNRFVNRIVSSMFNTVSGKKIAVLGFAFKKDTGDTRETPAIDVCKGLIDDKAKLSIYDPQVTEDQIQRDLTLNKFDWDHPAHLQPLSPASKKDISVVWDAYEATKDAHGICILTEWDEFKNLDYHKIYNNMQKPAFLFDGRNVVNPQKLRDIGFVVYSIGKPLDPWIKDLPAVA
- the LOC141723587 gene encoding uncharacterized protein LOC141723587 — its product is MELPPQKLVPIGSDYQADIPEWRSYGSNDSGVNNKFCGTCVTPMPAMELIMCDDYKSGYGRSICICVDPGSITCVRHHVVKAREDIRRLVGQECFAGLGLNEMGEVVAERWSEEDEQIFEEVVMSNTSSAGKNFWDRLSEVFPSRTEMEIVSYYFNVFMLRKRAKQNRSKSMNIDSDDDEWQESEDEFEGCENDTESEEDEDSVVEYPACEGIPGWNGINAGSCEYGTGVVKDTSHQYNTDIGDLDGIYSLSETWKHNDYGTYPMFSPSQTLVDVWGNHDLNNHSPSGTGSELQASKMKAGHSKSFAATFNGASAKGGHDFFPGPCDDKVWGDDKVWDFGYAPCRSNDVEFLSTSNVMEVFGVEDFIDKARDDKLH
- the LOC141659894 gene encoding uncharacterized protein LOC141659894 produces the protein MSSLKSCVSNCKGYDGSANHLVEGDVYTETRNITELHKECAEYSSGGNSNSSWASSCTSEDDFRFSEAPVHKSVPLENDEPDYPSRTLGRSRDAYARLMDLPPQKLVPIGSDYQADIPEWRSYGSNDSGVNNKFCGTCVTPMPAMELIMCDDYKSGYGRSICICVDPGSITCVRHHVVKAREDIRRLVGQECFAGLGLNEMGEVVAERWSEEDEQIFEEVVMSNTSSAGKNFWDRLSEVFPSRTEMEIVSYYFNVFMLRKRAKQNRSKSMNIDSDDDEWQESEDEFEGCENDTESEEDEDSVVEYPACEGIPGWNGINAGSCEYGTGVVKDTSHQYNTDIGDLDGIYSLSETWKHNDYGTYPMFSPSQTLVDVWGNHDLNNHSPSGTGSELQASKMKAGHSKSFAATFNGASAKGGHDFFPGPCDDKVWGDDKVWDFGYAPCRSNDVEFLSTSNVMEVFGVEDFIDKARDDKLH